The genomic segment GATTCGACATCATCCATACGTGGCGCAACCGCGCCGAGATGCTGCGCTCGGACGTGATCTGGACGCATACGGAACAGGAGTGGCTTTCTGCCGCGTTAATGCTGCTTCTGAGCGGCCGGAAGGCCGGGGCAGGGGCAAGCCCACTGCTGCTCGCGCAAAGCGTGTGGCTGCTCGATAAGTGGCCTTCCTATGGAATCGTGCGTAGCTGGCTGTATCGCAAGCTGATGACCCGCGCCGATCAGCTGACCACGCTCGCCAGCGAGAACGCCGAACTGTGCCAGCAATATTTCAACCGCGACGCCAAGCCGCTGCTCTACGGGCTGAACACGCAGGACTTCCCGGTCAAGTCGCCGTCGGAGTGGAAGCCGCACTCGCCGATCCGCATCGCCGCAATCGGCAACGACCGCGACCGCGATTGGGAGACGCTGATCAAGGCGTTTGGCAACGATCCGCGTTATACGGTCAAGCTGGCGACGCGGCGGCGGATTCCGTCGTCGCTGCGTGCACCGAATGTCGAGATCGCGCTGTTCTCGGGCATCAAGAAGCAACATGAGCTTTACGACTGGGCCGACGTGATCGTCGTACCGCTGCGGCCGAACACGCACGCGTCGGGCATCACCGTGATGCTGGAAGCGGCGGCGGTCGGCAAGCCGATGGTGGTGACGAATGTCGGCGCATTGCAGGATTATTTTCCGTCCGATGAAGCGGCTTATATCCCGCCGTTCAATCCGCCGGCCTTGCGCGATGCGGTCGATCAGCTCGCGGCGTCGCCCGCCGAAGCGCTGCGCCAGGCGCAAGCCGCCGCAGCAGGTCTGCTCGCGCGCGATCTGACCACGCAGCACTACGCGATGCAGCACGTGCGCATCACGCAGGAGATGCTGCGCGCGCGAGCCCGGACCCAGCCTGAAGGGCAAGCCCAGCAGCATGCCCCGGCGCAACGTGCCGCCACGCGCGAATCGCGCGGAGGACTCTGAACGATGTCGACGATTCCGCGAGCCGAAGCCGCTGTCGCTGTGCGTGCCGCGTCCGGCGGTGCGCAGGAATGGCTGCCGCCGCTGTTGCTGTGGCTGATCACGGCGGTGCTGATCATCGCGCATCAGGGCACCGTGCTCACGCTCGCGTTTCCGGTGCTCGCGATCCTGACAGGCCTGTGGCTGTATTTCAAAAGCCCGGCACGCTACATCGGTTTCATGTGGTGGCTGTGGTTCCTGAGCCCGGAAGTGCGGCGTCTGGCCGACTGGTCGAAAGGCTCGTTCACGCCAACCAGTCTGATCCAGGTCGCGCCGCTCGCGGTCACGATGATCAGCGCGCTGTCGCTGCTGCGCTATTACCGCCTGCTTGCGCAACGGCGCGGTCTGCCCGTGCTGCTGATTCTGCTCGGCCTGATCTACGCGTTCATGATCGGCGTGATGTCGAGCGGGCCCCTCGCGGCCACTTATGACCTCGCGAACTGGCTCTATCCGATCCTGATCGGCTTTCACATCATGGCGAATACGCGGCAGTATCCGCAGTATCGCGACACCATCGTCAACACGTTCATCTGGGGCATGCTGGTGATGGGCGGCTACGGGCTGATCCAGTTCTTCATCATGCCGCCGTGGGACGCGTTGTGGATGCTCGGCTCGCAGATGAACTCGCAAGGCGATCCGGTGCCGATGGGCGTGCGCGTGTTCAGCACGATGAATTCGTCGGGACCATTCGCGTTCGCGATGATGGGCGCGATGGTGTTCGTGATGGCGGCCACGCATCGCGTACGGTGGATCGCCGCGGCGCTCGGCTTCTTCTCGTTCGCACTGAGCCTCGTGCGCTCGACGTGGGGCGGCTGGGTCATCGCGCTGCTGATCCAGCTCGTCAAATCCAACAACAAGGTCCGCGTGCGGATCGTCGCCAGTGCGGTGCTGCTCGCCGGATTGTGCGTGCCGCTGCTTGCGGTCGGCCCGGTCGCCGAACGGATGCAGGCGCGTCTGTCCACCATCGTCAACCTGAACGACGATCAGAGCTACGCGGCGCGCAACGAGTTCTACGCGACCTTCGCGAAAACCGCCTTTACCGACGTATCCGGCGAAGGCATGGGCGCGACCGGCACCTCAACGAAGCTCTCGAACGACGGCGGCCAGCTCGGCCAGTACGGCAACTTCGACAGCGGCGTGATGAACATCCCGTTCGTGCTCGGCTGGCCCGGCACGTTGCTCTACATGTCCGGGATCATCTGGCTCGTGACGCGTGCGGTGCTCGCGTCGTTCAAGCTGCGCGACGACAAGTTCGTCTCAGCGTGCCTGAGCCTGAGCCTCGCGACGTTCGCGATGCTGGTGTTCACCAACTCGCTGGTGGGCACCGGCGGACTGCTGCTTTTCATGAGTGTTTTTTCGATTCTTTCCGCGGTTCATTACGAAAAGATGAACCGCCGACGCACGCTATTTCTCCACGGAGGCACTGATTGAGAGTCGCCATTGTCACGCACGTTGTGCGCCATAACGACGGCCAGGGGCGCGTCAACCACGAGATCGCGCGCGCGGCCCTCGACGAGAACATCGGCGTCACGCTGATCGCCTCGCATGTCGCGCCGGAATTGCTCGCTCATCCGAATGTCCGCTGGGTGCCGGTGAAAATCGGCCGCTGGTGGCCCACCAATCTGCTGCGCCAGCAGGTCTTCGCATTGAAGAGCGCGCTGTGGCTGCGCGCCCATCGCCGCGAATTCGACGTGCTGCACGTGAACGGCTTCATCACGTGGATGCCCGCCGATGTCAACACGTCGCACTTCGTGCATAGCGGCTGGTTCGGCAGCAAGTACTACCCGTTCGGTCTCACGAAGGGCGTGTGGTCCGCGTATCAGTCGGTCTATACGCGTTGCAATGCGTTGCTCGAAGGCTGGGCATACCGTCGCTCGAAGGTGATTACCGCGGTGTCGCAAAAGGTCGCCGACGAGATTCGTGCCATCGGGCTCACGCCGGACAACCGCGTCGATGTGATTTACAACGGCGTCGATACGCAGGGATTCGCGGCGGCCACCGGCAATCGCGAGAAATTCAATTTGCCGAAGGACGCGTTTCTGCTGCTGTTCGTCGGCGATCTGCGCACGCCGCGCAAGAACCTCGGCACGGTGCTGGCCGCGCTGAAGCATCTGCCCGAGCACGTGCAGATCGCAGTGGCCGGTTATCTGCCGGGGAGTCCGTATCCAGAACAGGCAAAGGCGTTGGGCATCGCGCATCGCGTGCATTTTCTCGGGCTCGTGAAAGAGATGCCGGTGCTGATGCATTCGGTCGATGCCTTCGTGTTTCCGTCGCGTTATGAAGCGATGAGTCTGTCGCTGCTCGAAGCGATGGCGGCAGGGCTGCCGGTGGTCACGGCACGCACGGCGGGCGGCGCCGAAATCATCACGCCCGATTGCGGGATCGTGCTCGACGATCCGGACGATCCGAAGGCGCTGGCCGGCGCGGTCGCCCGTCTCGCGGACAACGACGACGCGCGGCGCGCGATGGGCATCGCCGCCAACCAGCTCGCCACCGGTTTCGGCTGGGCGCGGATGGCCGAGCAGTACATCGCGCTTTACCGGCAGTTGGCGGGGCAGCAGAAAAACCGCCTGCGTAGCGAGGCGGAAGCGTCGGCGGTTGCAAAGACCGACGCATTGACGCTGAACACGCTGGCCGGACAGAAGAGCGCCGACTGACAGCGCCGCCTTTTATACAGCTTGTTCAGTGCTTGATCCACACAACTCTCAGAACGCACAGGGGCAATAACCATGACGACTAGCTCAATCAAATCGCTGCAGATCGGGATGCACTGGTTTCCCGAGCGCGCAGGCGGCCTCGACCGCATGTACTACTCGCTGGTCGGTGCGCTGCCGGGCGCGGGCGTCGCAGTGCGCGGCGTGGTCGCGGGTTCGCCGAAAGTCGCGGCCGATACCGGCGGCGCAATCAACGGCTTCGGTTCGGCCGCGCAATCGCTGCCGTTACGTTTGATGGCGGCACGCCGCGCGCTGCGCCAGGAAATCAGCACGTCGCGTCCCGACGTGATTTCGTCGCACTTCGCGCTGTACACGTTTCCAGGTCTCGACGTGACGCGCGGCATTCCGCAGGTCTCGCATTTTCAGGGACCGTGGGCTGACGAGAGCCATGTCGAAGGCGCGGATTCGCTCGGCCAGCGCGCGAAGCGTTATCTGGAGCAATCGGTGTATGCACGTTCTTCGCGGCTGATCGTGTTGTCGGAAGCGTTCGGCAAGATTCTGACTTCGCGCTATCGCATTGCACCGGACCGCGTCCGCGTGGTGCCGGGTTGCGTCGACGTCGAGCAGTTCAATCTGCCGATCACGCCTGCTGAAGCGCGTCTGAAGCTACAGTTGCCGCAAGACCGGCCGATCGTGCTGGCGGTGCGGCGGCTGGTGCGCCGCATGGGTCTGGAAGACCTGATCGACGCGGTGAAGCTGCTCAAGCACACCGCGCCCGATGTGCTGCTGCTGATCGCGGGTAAAGGGCGGCTCGAGGGCGAGCTTCAGGCGCGCATCACCGAAGCGGGTCTCGAAGACAACGTGAAGTTGCTCGGCTTCGTGCCCGACCAGCATCTGGCGGCCCTGTATCGCGCGGCGAATATTAGCGTCGTGCCGACGGTCGCGCTCGAGGGCTTCGGTCTGATTACCGTCGAATCGCTGGCGTCGGGCACGCCGGTGCTGGTCACGCCAGTGGGCGGTTTGCCGGAAGCGGTGGCGGGTTTGTCACCGAATCTGGTGCTGCCGGAGACGGGCGCGAAGGCGATTGCGGATGGGCTGGCGGGCGCGCTGAGCGGCAAGCTCAAGTTGCCGGACGCCGAAGCATGCCGCCGCTATGCGCGTGAGAACTTCGATAATTCGGTGATCGCGAAGCGGGTTGCGTCGGTGTATAGCGAGGCGATTCGCGCGGGTGAGATGCATTAAAACCAATGACGTGCTGCGGAGTGATGCAGCACGCCTTCAGCAAATATTCATCGAATAAAAAAATGGCCCGATCGTAATTCGATTCGGGCCATTTCTTTTGCGGCCACCTGCGTGGCCGCTCGCGTGATCTTGCTACTCGGAATCAGAACGTCTCGTGATGCTCGTTACGGCCGATATCCGCATGAACCATCATGTGGCAAAGCTGTTCCAGCGTGGTTTGCGGTTGCCAGCCGAGCGTGTCACGCGCTTTATCCGCGCAGCCGATCAGCAATTCGACTTCAGCGGGACGATAGAACTTCGGATTCACGCGCACCAGCGTCTTGCCGGTCGCCACGTCGATACCGGTTTCGCGTTCTTCCTTGCCCGACCATTCGATCTGATAACCCGCCGCGGCAAATGCCATGCGCACGAAATCGCGGACCGTTTCGGTGCGGCCGGTGGCGAGCACAAAGGTGTCCGGCTGATCGGCCTGCAGCATGCGCCACATGCCTTCCACGTATTCGAGCGCAAAGCCCCAGTCGCGCTTCGCGCTCAGGTTGCCGAGTTCGAGCGAGTCCTGCTTGCCGAGCTTGATCTTCGCGACCGTGTCGGTGATCTTGCGCGTGACGAATTCGCGGCCACGTAGCGGCGATTCGTGATTGAACAGAATCCCGCTGCTCGCAAACAGGTTGTACGACTCGCGATAGTTGATGGTCGACCAGTGCGCGAACAGCTTGGCGACACCATACGGGCTGCGCGGATAGAAGGGCGTCTCTTCGCGTTGCGGCACCGCTTGCACCAGACCAAACATTTCCGATGTCGATGCCTGATAGAAACGCGTTTTAGGGCTCAGAATGCGCAGCCCTTCAAGCAGATTCAGTGCGCCGATCCCGGTCACTTCGGCGGTGGTCACCGGCTGATCGAACGACACACCGACGAAGCTCTGTGCGGCAAGGTTGTACAGCTCGTCGGCCTGGGTGTTCTCGAGCAGTCGCAGCGTGGAACCGAGGTCGGTCAGATCGTGTTCGACCAGACGCAGATTCGGATGATCGACCACGCCAAGCTCACGCATGCGCCAGAAATTGACGGAACTGGTGCGCCGGTAAGTGCCGGTGACGTGATAGCCCTTTTCGAGCAGCAGTTTGGTCAGATAGGCGCCGTCCTGCCCGGATACGCCGGTAATGATCGCTTTGCGTGGTTGGCTCATAGCTTGCCTTCAATATTGGTTAATTAAAAAAATATTCACGCCGTACTGCCTGGCGCATTTCATCGGCACACCCGGAAGCGCATTTCAGAAGCGCGTTCAGCCAACTTTCGCTTCACTCACCGCGCTTGAAAAAGAGCTTCAGGGCGCACCGTCCAGCAGTCGCCGCACCAGCGGTTCGACGACCTCAAAATCCTGTTCCGCTTTCAACCGGTACAAACCCGGCTTCGGATGCGCGCCGTCGGACATCAGCGTTTTCCAGTCCGGCAGGCTGCTCACATAAGCGAACTGATCGACCAGCGGTACTTGCTGCTCGATGGCCACGCGCCGTGTCATCGCGACCATCGCGGCGAGCCGTGCGTTGAGCCGGTTATCGGGCATCGGATTCGATGTCTGCAAAACCGGCTGTTTGCCCAGCGCGAGAGCGGTTTTTACGAGCGACGTTTGCGTTGCGTAAAACTGCTCAGGCGTCTGGTTCTGCATGACTTCGTTAATGCCGTAATTGATCAATACGATTTGCGCCGGCGATGCCGCGAGACGCTGCGGCCAGGGCAAGCCCGCTGTCGGCCCCGCACGCCGGTTGCCCGTGCCGTCGCGCAACTGCGTGGCCGTCGTGCCGCCCACACCGTCATTCGTGACGCGTACCTGAGCGCCGTGACGTGCCTGCAATTCATCCTGCAGATACGACACGGCGTTTTGCGACTGCGGGCCGCAATGTCCGTTGCTGCAGGTAATGCCGAGCGTGGTCGAATCGCCATACGCTTCGATCAGCACCTGCTTTGACGGTTTTTGCGCGGTATCCGCATGGGCGGCGAGCGTGGTGAGCGCCGACGCCGCCATGCAGATGCTTGCCGTCAACGTCGTCAACCCCGCCAGCCATTTTCGCCGCCTCATGCGCGGCTTTGCGGCGTTTGGCGCGCAACGCTTGCGGTGGCGACGCTTTCACTGGCAGCCCCATGCATGCGCGCCTGCGCTTTCTTCTGCGCCGAGCCGAAAATCAGGCGCTTTTCAAACGCGAACCACGTGATGGTTGCGTACAGCAGCGTGATCGCAAGCGCGAGCGCGGCGGTCGCATAGCGGTTCATATGCAGCGGCCACAGCATGTACAGCACGCTCAGGTGAATCAGATAAATCGTGTAGCTGATCGTGCCGATATAGACCAGCACCGGATTGCACAGCAGCCGTTTGACGATGCCCTTGCTTTGCAGGGCGATGACCACGACTGAAGTACAAAGCACCAACGAAACGCTGTAGAGACCCGCGTTCGACAGCGGCGTATTAGCTGCGCGAAAACGCGGGTAGTGCAGATGCAGCCACGCGAGCACGGCCAGCGCAGCGAAAAATCCGAGCACCGCGAGCCCTTTGAACGGCTCGAGTGCATTGCGATCGCGTCGCACCGCCACCGCCAGCAACGCACCCGCCGCTAGCAGATCCATGCGGAACGGCGTGAGGTAATAGATCGGCCAGAACGAATCGAACCATGGCGTAGCGACTGCGCGCAGCACCGGCACCAGCACGATCAGTGCGGCGGCGACGTAGCCGAGCACGCGCTCGGGCACCAGCAGGATCACGAACGGCCAGAAGATATAAAACTGTTCTTCGACGGCTAGTGACCACAGCACGTTCAGGCTGTCGTGGCCGCTCTGATTCAGCGCATCGCCGATATTCGTCGCGAAAAACGTGTACCAGTACCAGTGTTGCGCCCAGCCGAGGCCGAACAGAATCGACGACACCACCATCAGCAGCACATACGGCGGCAGGATGCGCCGTGCGCGGCGTGCGTAGAAGTAGCCGAAATACGATTGTTCGCGAGCCTTGCGTTCGAGCAGGATGCCGCTGATCAGAAAGCCGCTCAAAACAAAAAACAGATCGACACCCATCCACAGCGGCGCTTTCAATGCGTGCTGCGCGAATACCGCGAGCACGGCGATGGCGCGCAGGCCGTCGAGTTGCACGATGCGCGAGTGGGTGGGCGCGAGGGGCAGTGCGCTAGCAGTCATGAACCGTCCATGGTGTAAAGCGGATGGGCCGGACGAGAGACCGCGCGAGTTCCCGGCATGGCGGGGAGCAGGCGCGCTCATTTCGCGTCGCAACAGAAGTGCAATCGATTCTAGGGAAAATAAAATCGCGAAAAAACGGGAATGAATTGGATAAATGAATCAGATTGCAACAGGGTGTTTCGTTATCCATTCAAAACGAATTTATATGCTTGCGCGAAGCCGATGTTGCAGTGCGTAATAAGTTCTCGGATAGCGCGCCCAGATCGGTAAAGATGGGTTAAAACCGCCGCAGGACGATGCGATCCGCAATGCATTTCGTTTTATTCGATTTTTAAATCGATTTCTTTCACGTTGCCTGAAGCGCCGAATATTTTTGAATTATTTTCGATTTTCGTCGCGGTGTTTTTTCCGCGTAATGTGAGCCGTGCGCAAGGACGGCGATGGATGGCGCGTGGGCCGCATCTGGCGGCGTTGATGCCGGCTTCTTTCGCGCTGCATTGATGTGCTGTTGAAGCGCTGTTTTGCATACGTACCGTCCTGCACGAATCGGCCACACGTTCTTGCGTGGTCTCTGACGGATCGACCCGTCACATCACTGGATTTTTTAACCGCGCGGGCCTGGGCCCGACGCGCGACATGTCGTTGACTGGAGAACTTACTTTGCCCCGTTTCACGTTAAAGAGCTGGCTAGGAGTGCTCGCGTGTGCCACAGGACTGGCGGCCGTATCAGTCAGCTTCACGGCTCGCGCGGAGACGGCTTTGAACGCGAAGACGTCGTGGATCGGCAATACGTTCGGTTTCGGCGACGGCACGTGGGCGCAGATCAACATCACCGCGATTGCGGTCGCGCCTGACGGCAAGGTCTACACGAACGCACCGTGGGACGAAAGCGGCGCCGAGGCCAGCGTGTATCAGAACGGCAAGATGCTCGGCTTCGCGGGCGGCACGCATGGGTGGGGCAACGCCGGCGGCAGCGCGATCGCAGTGAATCGCAAGTACGCGTTCGTGGCGATTGCGGTCGGCAACGAAAAAGGCCGACTGGTGCAACAGGGCGTATGGCCGGAAAAGGGCAAACAGTGGTTCGGTATTTCGCGGCGGGACATCGCCGATATGAAACGCGCCGCGCCATTCCAGCCGGCGGCCGCGAAGGCCGATCCGCATGCGCAACTGGCGGCCGCGTTCCTGATGATGAACGAAGTGCCAACCGGTACGAGCGCGGAAATCGGCGGCCTCGCGGCGAACGACACCACGTTATTCGCGGCCAATACCGCACACGATCAGATCGACGTGTACGACGCCGAATCGATGCAGCAGAAAGGCAAATGGAACGTGCATGAGCCTGGTCGCATCGCGCTGGCGCCGGATGGCACGTTGTGGGTGCTGAGCGGCACGCTCACCGATCGCTCGCCGAAGGTCGAGCATTACACGGCTGCGGGCAAACGCATCGACGAAAACTTCACGCTGCCGTCAGATACGGTGGCCGTCGACATTGCCGTGGACGCACAAGGCCGCGTGCTGATCGCCGATAACGGCCCACGTCAGCAGGTTTTGTTCTTTGCGAAGGGCAGCGGCGGTTACAAGGCGTCGGGTTCGTTAGGCGAGCGCGGCGGCATTTTCAGCGGCGTTGCAGGCAAGCCTGGACCGCAGCGTTTCAACGGACTGACCGGCGTCGGCGTCGATGCGCGCGGCAACGTCTATGTATCGACCAATGGCATTGGTCCGCGTTACGACCCGATCGGTGCGGGCCTCGGCGCGACACTCGAAAGCTATGCGCCGGACGGCAAGCAGAACTGGCAGGTGCAGGGGCTGCTCTTCGTCGATGGAGCGTGGATCGATCCGTCGCGGCCCGACAGCGTTTATACCGGCAACAAGCGCTTCGAACTCGATCTGTCGAAGCCGGCGGGACAGGACTGGAAATATGCAGGCTTTCTGTCGAATCGCTTCAAATATCCGGACGACCCGGTCTTTCATACCGATCAATATCCAGGCCTGCCGATCGCCCGCAAGCTCAAGGGCCGCACGTTCCTGTATCTGACGGACATGTACGCGGATCACCTGAAGATCTACCGCTTCGATCCGCAGCACGACGGCGAGACCGCGATTCCCTCCGGCTTTATCGCCGGACGCGAGCGCGCGGTCGCGAAGGTGCCGAATGCGCCTCCGGGCGGCGACTGGATCTGGCGCGATGCCAACGGCGACGGCAAGTTCGATACCGACGAATTCACACTCAACACCAGCGGCACGAAACTCGCGGGCGGCTGGGGCTGGTGGGTCGACACCGCCG from the Paraburkholderia fungorum genome contains:
- a CDS encoding glycosyltransferase family 4 protein, with the protein product MRVAIVTHVVRHNDGQGRVNHEIARAALDENIGVTLIASHVAPELLAHPNVRWVPVKIGRWWPTNLLRQQVFALKSALWLRAHRREFDVLHVNGFITWMPADVNTSHFVHSGWFGSKYYPFGLTKGVWSAYQSVYTRCNALLEGWAYRRSKVITAVSQKVADEIRAIGLTPDNRVDVIYNGVDTQGFAAATGNREKFNLPKDAFLLLFVGDLRTPRKNLGTVLAALKHLPEHVQIAVAGYLPGSPYPEQAKALGIAHRVHFLGLVKEMPVLMHSVDAFVFPSRYEAMSLSLLEAMAAGLPVVTARTAGGAEIITPDCGIVLDDPDDPKALAGAVARLADNDDARRAMGIAANQLATGFGWARMAEQYIALYRQLAGQQKNRLRSEAEASAVAKTDALTLNTLAGQKSAD
- a CDS encoding glucose-6-phosphate isomerase, translating into MSTIPRAEAAVAVRAASGGAQEWLPPLLLWLITAVLIIAHQGTVLTLAFPVLAILTGLWLYFKSPARYIGFMWWLWFLSPEVRRLADWSKGSFTPTSLIQVAPLAVTMISALSLLRYYRLLAQRRGLPVLLILLGLIYAFMIGVMSSGPLAATYDLANWLYPILIGFHIMANTRQYPQYRDTIVNTFIWGMLVMGGYGLIQFFIMPPWDALWMLGSQMNSQGDPVPMGVRVFSTMNSSGPFAFAMMGAMVFVMAATHRVRWIAAALGFFSFALSLVRSTWGGWVIALLIQLVKSNNKVRVRIVASAVLLAGLCVPLLAVGPVAERMQARLSTIVNLNDDQSYAARNEFYATFAKTAFTDVSGEGMGATGTSTKLSNDGGQLGQYGNFDSGVMNIPFVLGWPGTLLYMSGIIWLVTRAVLASFKLRDDKFVSACLSLSLATFAMLVFTNSLVGTGGLLLFMSVFSILSAVHYEKMNRRRTLFLHGGTD
- a CDS encoding acyltransferase family protein; translated protein: MTASALPLAPTHSRIVQLDGLRAIAVLAVFAQHALKAPLWMGVDLFFVLSGFLISGILLERKAREQSYFGYFYARRARRILPPYVLLMVVSSILFGLGWAQHWYWYTFFATNIGDALNQSGHDSLNVLWSLAVEEQFYIFWPFVILLVPERVLGYVAAALIVLVPVLRAVATPWFDSFWPIYYLTPFRMDLLAAGALLAVAVRRDRNALEPFKGLAVLGFFAALAVLAWLHLHYPRFRAANTPLSNAGLYSVSLVLCTSVVVIALQSKGIVKRLLCNPVLVYIGTISYTIYLIHLSVLYMLWPLHMNRYATAALALAITLLYATITWFAFEKRLIFGSAQKKAQARMHGAASESVATASVARQTPQSRA
- the gmd gene encoding GDP-mannose 4,6-dehydratase is translated as MSQPRKAIITGVSGQDGAYLTKLLLEKGYHVTGTYRRTSSVNFWRMRELGVVDHPNLRLVEHDLTDLGSTLRLLENTQADELYNLAAQSFVGVSFDQPVTTAEVTGIGALNLLEGLRILSPKTRFYQASTSEMFGLVQAVPQREETPFYPRSPYGVAKLFAHWSTINYRESYNLFASSGILFNHESPLRGREFVTRKITDTVAKIKLGKQDSLELGNLSAKRDWGFALEYVEGMWRMLQADQPDTFVLATGRTETVRDFVRMAFAAAGYQIEWSGKEERETGIDVATGKTLVRVNPKFYRPAEVELLIGCADKARDTLGWQPQTTLEQLCHMMVHADIGRNEHHETF
- a CDS encoding SGNH/GDSL hydrolase family protein; its protein translation is MRRRKWLAGLTTLTASICMAASALTTLAAHADTAQKPSKQVLIEAYGDSTTLGITCSNGHCGPQSQNAVSYLQDELQARHGAQVRVTNDGVGGTTATQLRDGTGNRRAGPTAGLPWPQRLAASPAQIVLINYGINEVMQNQTPEQFYATQTSLVKTALALGKQPVLQTSNPMPDNRLNARLAAMVAMTRRVAIEQQVPLVDQFAYVSSLPDWKTLMSDGAHPKPGLYRLKAEQDFEVVEPLVRRLLDGAP
- a CDS encoding glycosyltransferase family 4 protein, with protein sequence MTTSSIKSLQIGMHWFPERAGGLDRMYYSLVGALPGAGVAVRGVVAGSPKVAADTGGAINGFGSAAQSLPLRLMAARRALRQEISTSRPDVISSHFALYTFPGLDVTRGIPQVSHFQGPWADESHVEGADSLGQRAKRYLEQSVYARSSRLIVLSEAFGKILTSRYRIAPDRVRVVPGCVDVEQFNLPITPAEARLKLQLPQDRPIVLAVRRLVRRMGLEDLIDAVKLLKHTAPDVLLLIAGKGRLEGELQARITEAGLEDNVKLLGFVPDQHLAALYRAANISVVPTVALEGFGLITVESLASGTPVLVTPVGGLPEAVAGLSPNLVLPETGAKAIADGLAGALSGKLKLPDAEACRRYARENFDNSVIAKRVASVYSEAIRAGEMH
- a CDS encoding glycosyltransferase produces the protein MSTKVHVHLFYGADPRYYRPGDDIGCLYGYHHAQSDAFALTYSQDARESKPVRLIRRGLKAMLGFDIIHTWRNRAEMLRSDVIWTHTEQEWLSAALMLLLSGRKAGAGASPLLLAQSVWLLDKWPSYGIVRSWLYRKLMTRADQLTTLASENAELCQQYFNRDAKPLLYGLNTQDFPVKSPSEWKPHSPIRIAAIGNDRDRDWETLIKAFGNDPRYTVKLATRRRIPSSLRAPNVEIALFSGIKKQHELYDWADVIVVPLRPNTHASGITVMLEAAAVGKPMVVTNVGALQDYFPSDEAAYIPPFNPPALRDAVDQLAASPAEALRQAQAAAAGLLARDLTTQHYAMQHVRITQEMLRARARTQPEGQAQQHAPAQRAATRESRGGL